A part of Pectobacterium cacticida genomic DNA contains:
- a CDS encoding NeuD/PglB/VioB family sugar acetyltransferase, whose translation MKLAIYGAGGLGREVLVLAQTINADKKCWDDFVFIDDINPGRELKGFPVLDFDTIKQIGDIEVVIAVGEPAVRMLLAEKVLAEQLVLATLIHPGIRLTACTTIGKGVVVCEGVFVSCDVTLADNVFLQPNSSVGHDARIGEHSILSTYATLGGKCQIGARTFIGMSTAVKESVTVGDDTIIGMGAVVLGDIESDVIALGNPARVMRKNESKKVFK comes from the coding sequence ATGAAACTGGCTATTTATGGCGCGGGCGGATTGGGCAGAGAAGTATTAGTTTTGGCACAAACAATCAATGCCGACAAAAAATGCTGGGACGATTTCGTTTTTATTGATGATATTAATCCTGGGCGCGAGTTGAAAGGTTTTCCCGTTCTGGATTTTGACACGATAAAACAGATTGGCGACATTGAAGTGGTTATTGCTGTCGGCGAACCAGCGGTTAGAATGTTGTTGGCAGAAAAGGTACTGGCCGAACAGTTAGTGTTAGCGACATTAATTCATCCCGGCATTCGGCTTACGGCGTGCACGACCATAGGAAAAGGCGTAGTGGTGTGCGAGGGGGTGTTCGTTTCTTGCGACGTGACACTAGCGGATAATGTTTTTCTCCAGCCCAATTCCAGTGTGGGGCACGATGCCCGGATAGGCGAGCATAGCATTTTGTCCACCTATGCTACATTGGGCGGGAAATGCCAAATCGGTGCCAGAACGTTTATTGGCATGAGCACGGCGGTGAAAGAGAGCGTTACTGTCGGCGACGATACGATTATCGGCATGGGCGCGGTGGTGCTAGGTGATATTGAAAGCGACGTTATCGCGTTAGGGAACCCTGCCCGTGTGATGAGGAAAAATGAGAGTAAAAAAGTTTTTAAATAA
- a CDS encoding DegT/DnrJ/EryC1/StrS family aminotransferase has translation MKNEIYVTSPLLPPLEEFIPYLKGIWESKRLTNGGPLHEQLEEELAKYLGVKYISLFSNGTLALLTALQTLRITGEVITTPYSFVATSHSLLWNGLKPVFVDIDPLTCNLDPDKIEQAITSCTSAIMPVHCYGIPCDVEQIQTIADNYGLKVIYDAAHAFGVKKAGHSVLNHGDLSILSFHATKVFNTFEGGAIICHDAKTKKRIDYLKNFGFADELTVVASGINGKMNEMQAAFGLLQLRHIDSALARRQKIYQRYHDGLKDVPGIRLAKAPDNIVWNHAYCPLFVDSEFPCGRDELYNIMKENGILTRRYFYPLISSFPMYRGFDSANPANLPVSQSVADAVLCLPIHADLQEDEQNRVIDIILAQATRGLSSIAGANVREAV, from the coding sequence ATGAAAAATGAAATATATGTCACCAGTCCACTGCTTCCTCCGCTTGAGGAATTTATTCCTTATTTAAAAGGAATATGGGAAAGCAAAAGGTTAACGAATGGTGGTCCTCTGCACGAACAACTTGAAGAAGAACTGGCAAAATACTTGGGAGTTAAGTATATCAGCCTTTTTTCAAATGGCACGTTGGCTCTATTGACTGCGTTGCAGACGTTGCGTATTACGGGTGAGGTCATCACTACCCCTTATTCCTTTGTTGCTACCTCACACTCGCTCTTGTGGAATGGGTTAAAACCCGTATTTGTCGATATTGATCCTCTTACATGTAATCTCGATCCTGATAAAATTGAGCAAGCCATTACCTCTTGTACCTCCGCTATTATGCCAGTGCATTGTTATGGTATCCCTTGCGATGTTGAGCAAATTCAAACGATAGCGGATAATTACGGATTAAAGGTTATTTATGATGCCGCTCATGCGTTTGGTGTAAAAAAAGCTGGTCACAGTGTTTTAAATCATGGTGATTTGTCTATCCTCAGTTTCCATGCGACAAAAGTTTTTAATACCTTTGAAGGTGGAGCGATTATCTGCCATGATGCAAAAACGAAAAAACGCATTGATTATTTGAAAAATTTCGGTTTTGCTGATGAACTAACGGTTGTGGCATCGGGAATTAATGGCAAAATGAATGAGATGCAAGCCGCGTTCGGTTTATTGCAGTTGCGGCATATTGACAGCGCACTTGCGCGGCGGCAAAAAATATATCAGCGCTATCATGATGGGTTAAAGGATGTTCCGGGTATCCGTCTGGCTAAGGCGCCGGATAATATCGTCTGGAACCATGCTTATTGTCCGCTATTTGTTGACAGCGAATTCCCATGTGGCCGCGATGAACTCTATAACATCATGAAAGAGAATGGAATTCTGACGCGCCGCTATTTTTATCCGTTGATCAGTTCGTTTCCCATGTATCGTGGTTTTGACAGCGCCAACCCGGCTAATTTGCCGGTGTCGCAGTCTGTGGCCGATGCCGTTCTTTGCCTGCCGATCCATGCCGACTTACAGGAAGATGAGCAGAATCGTGTGATTGATATTATTCTAGCGCAGGCCACTCGTGGTCTCTCGTCTATTGCGGGCGCAAACGTGAGGGAAGCGGTATGA
- a CDS encoding glycosyltransferase → MGKKFKYPYVITAPSYIESSLGVQVVHRLCHLINAHGGEAYIISPVTNPEWNTPQLTSEKFSEYKESGKIFIAVYPEIVSGNPLQAPICVRYMLNREGVLNGNSINAGEEDLFFFYRQEFAENEANVNLLTISTYDLSVFCDDVKEKDLDILYLNRVPRSSIDFSTLPENIMVLSMEQPLSLHELARVLKRGRVLYSYESSGTCALAGLCGCPVVARVALGYEKYAITENTSKDVGNADFAWNDSPYELERVRATLYRYKEFYEGLESVSNQQLLTFLNITQDKAQNYYDNSYEENVVAWIKQQALSPERVSLVFKSINKLVSPQTICVCIYDHSKCWHEVLTTLESLLPVKQMYSRLNCIIFTDEEYTISKDFESWVSLCGKTKLSDAIKNIVIDQCVDWFQYVRAGVTFITDGIFSAICYLNKISEYSVVYPDKIFINETGGLESAFLPDFSIDYFLGFPSAFFVGCYFHKRIFKDTVFCNEITPDFFDFDIFMRVITEKGNESVGHFSEPLLISESKQVLDSSKTEQLVSNYLSAKGYMNGLILHNASGGCRVIYDHKKDLPKISIVIIDNGKLNILQRCVMGILEKSKYPHYEILVLSCYAGIEENRYWLEEVSKIDPNRIKVILSPYQKSRARLNNIAANQASGDYLLLLDVGVFPAHDEWLENLVNHCLRDDVGCVGSKVINLNEKIYSAGMVLGLNGIGESPFIGSHYSAPGYMHRLAIEQNYSALPLLCLLIKRSIYQDVGGIDESLTEGCLGDIDLSLKIRAAGYLIVWTPYSIVATDLSPVKKDRSNETYSEQEMGIYCKWGDVIANDPAYNKNLSLVKDYKIKKDIRPYGLSLEPQPLPRVMIFSGDRNPVGTYRLDEPFNKMRYNGMVDGAVASEPTGISDFLQIQPNVVITQNPIRSRQIVNFKSIKDCFSIYDMNYFESNNFDDGKSKKEHLNKIKESLASFDRVIVGSEVLVEKYGRLHHDIRVLPTYLPHYWNDLAITEKVSDKPRVGCITLDLSGEDIELVSNVIRNFSRHVTWVFLGTCPLKLKPFIHEYHRYHGFKYYPQQLVSLNLDFAIAPLADNTANRSRNNIRLLELGICGIPVICSDVVCYKSRLSVNPVKNRYKDWSMAMSQYIDDINSARTVGAMLKREVQENWMLDQKNLEVIKKIWLP, encoded by the coding sequence ATGGGAAAAAAATTTAAATATCCTTATGTAATTACTGCTCCTAGTTATATTGAATCTTCTCTTGGAGTTCAGGTAGTGCATCGTCTTTGCCATCTCATTAACGCTCATGGTGGTGAAGCATACATTATTTCTCCAGTAACTAATCCTGAATGGAACACGCCTCAATTAACTTCTGAAAAATTTAGCGAATATAAAGAATCTGGAAAAATATTTATCGCAGTTTATCCTGAAATAGTATCAGGTAACCCTTTGCAAGCGCCTATTTGTGTCCGATACATGCTGAATAGAGAAGGGGTTCTGAACGGTAATAGTATTAATGCAGGTGAGGAAGATCTTTTTTTCTTCTATCGACAGGAATTTGCTGAAAATGAAGCAAATGTGAATTTATTGACAATATCGACTTATGATTTGTCAGTGTTTTGTGATGATGTAAAAGAGAAAGATCTTGATATTTTGTATTTAAATCGGGTCCCACGCAGTTCTATCGATTTTTCGACATTACCTGAAAACATAATGGTTTTATCGATGGAACAGCCTTTATCACTGCATGAACTTGCTAGGGTTCTTAAACGTGGGCGTGTTTTGTATTCTTACGAATCGTCTGGTACCTGCGCATTAGCAGGATTATGTGGTTGTCCTGTAGTTGCAAGGGTTGCATTGGGATATGAAAAATATGCCATCACGGAGAATACCTCGAAAGATGTGGGTAATGCCGATTTTGCTTGGAATGATTCCCCGTATGAATTGGAACGAGTAAGAGCAACTCTTTACAGATATAAAGAGTTTTATGAAGGGCTAGAGAGTGTATCCAACCAGCAATTATTAACCTTTCTGAATATTACGCAAGATAAAGCACAGAATTATTATGATAATAGCTATGAAGAGAATGTAGTTGCATGGATTAAGCAGCAGGCACTTTCTCCAGAAAGAGTCTCTTTGGTTTTCAAAAGTATTAATAAATTAGTATCACCACAAACTATTTGTGTTTGCATCTATGACCATTCTAAATGTTGGCATGAAGTTTTAACGACATTAGAATCTTTATTGCCTGTGAAGCAGATGTATTCAAGATTAAATTGTATTATTTTTACTGATGAAGAATATACTATTTCTAAAGATTTTGAGTCTTGGGTTTCATTGTGTGGAAAAACAAAGCTAAGCGATGCAATAAAAAATATTGTGATAGATCAGTGTGTTGATTGGTTTCAGTACGTGAGAGCTGGTGTTACATTTATCACGGACGGAATTTTTTCTGCTATATGTTACTTGAACAAAATAAGTGAATATAGTGTTGTTTATCCTGATAAGATATTTATTAACGAAACTGGTGGATTAGAATCTGCTTTTTTGCCTGATTTTAGTATTGATTATTTTCTTGGTTTCCCTAGCGCATTTTTTGTTGGTTGCTACTTCCATAAAAGAATATTTAAAGACACTGTTTTCTGTAATGAGATTACTCCTGATTTTTTTGATTTCGATATTTTTATGAGGGTGATTACAGAAAAAGGGAATGAAAGTGTCGGCCATTTTTCTGAGCCTTTGTTAATCAGTGAATCAAAACAAGTGTTAGATAGTAGTAAAACTGAGCAATTGGTCAGTAACTATTTAAGTGCAAAGGGTTATATGAATGGTTTGATCTTACACAATGCTTCTGGTGGATGTAGGGTTATTTATGATCATAAGAAGGATTTGCCTAAAATTAGTATCGTTATCATCGATAATGGTAAGCTTAATATATTGCAGCGCTGTGTCATGGGAATATTGGAAAAATCTAAATATCCCCATTATGAAATTTTAGTTCTAAGTTGCTATGCTGGAATTGAAGAGAATCGCTACTGGCTGGAAGAAGTCAGTAAAATTGATCCCAACAGGATAAAAGTTATACTGTCTCCATATCAGAAAAGTCGCGCAAGACTTAACAATATCGCGGCCAATCAGGCATCTGGTGATTATTTACTCTTGCTTGATGTAGGGGTTTTCCCTGCACATGATGAATGGCTTGAAAATTTAGTCAATCATTGCCTGCGTGATGACGTAGGGTGTGTTGGCAGTAAAGTCATTAATCTAAATGAAAAAATTTATTCAGCAGGAATGGTTCTTGGGCTCAACGGTATAGGGGAAAGTCCTTTTATCGGAAGTCACTACTCGGCTCCAGGTTATATGCATCGTTTAGCAATAGAACAAAATTACAGTGCGCTTCCTTTATTATGTTTACTTATTAAGCGTTCTATTTACCAAGATGTTGGTGGAATAGATGAATCATTAACCGAGGGGTGTCTTGGTGATATCGATTTAAGTTTAAAAATCCGTGCGGCGGGTTATCTTATTGTTTGGACTCCTTACTCTATTGTTGCAACTGATTTATCTCCGGTAAAAAAAGACAGGAGCAACGAAACTTATTCAGAACAGGAGATGGGTATCTATTGTAAGTGGGGAGATGTTATTGCTAATGATCCTGCCTATAATAAGAACTTATCATTAGTCAAAGATTATAAAATAAAAAAGGATATCAGGCCGTACGGACTATCGCTAGAGCCTCAACCGTTACCTCGCGTAATGATATTTTCTGGTGATCGTAATCCCGTAGGAACATATCGGTTAGACGAGCCTTTTAATAAAATGCGATACAACGGAATGGTTGATGGAGCAGTGGCTTCAGAACCTACTGGCATCTCTGATTTTTTACAAATACAGCCTAATGTTGTCATTACTCAGAATCCTATTCGAAGTAGACAAATAGTTAATTTCAAATCAATAAAAGATTGTTTTTCTATTTATGATATGAATTATTTTGAATCAAATAATTTTGATGATGGTAAAAGTAAAAAAGAACACTTGAATAAAATAAAAGAGAGTTTAGCTTCTTTTGATAGGGTGATTGTCGGATCTGAAGTATTAGTTGAGAAATACGGCAGATTACATCACGATATTCGGGTTCTGCCTACATATTTACCTCATTACTGGAATGATCTTGCCATCACAGAGAAGGTAAGCGATAAGCCTCGAGTAGGGTGTATAACGTTAGATCTAAGTGGTGAAGATATTGAGTTGGTTTCTAATGTCATCCGTAATTTTTCTCGCCACGTTACATGGGTCTTTTTGGGAACTTGTCCTCTTAAACTGAAACCGTTTATTCATGAATATCATCGCTATCATGGTTTTAAATATTATCCTCAGCAGCTAGTTTCTCTCAATCTTGATTTTGCAATAGCACCGTTGGCTGATAATACTGCAAATCGATCGCGTAATAATATTCGCTTATTAGAGCTTGGTATATGTGGAATACCAGTTATATGCAGCGATGTTGTATGCTACAAAAGCAGACTTTCCGTTAACCCAGTGAAAAATAGATACAAGGACTGGTCTATGGCAATGAGCCAATATATCGATGATATTAATTCGGCCAGAACAGTTGGCGCTATGCTGAAACGTGAAGTTCAAGAAAACTGGATGCTTGATCAGAAAAATTTGGAAGTTATAAAGAAGATTTGGCTACCATGA
- a CDS encoding glycosyltransferase, which yields MPHVFISTLQLTDYRDDTLAMLNLIGGFVDNGWHVDVYCYQYAACVKDLIGNRFSDKSVFVTDDVSYVFDGNYDLLWIQYFSLNTSMLDRLINGGITTNIIFDHQSLDSRESASADIILENRLCDRALVTLPRLTDFLNNSGIVDSLASVFPHVVPDSYFPLVSSAHNSRPKKILIVVEETTPMLNALISELGKFSIVCEILSREQWVNNKVIIDFDAIVANGIIAQCALCAGRPAYLYQGDLFIGYITNELLEGNVFREETIGKSLSAEEVAYNIYHDYEQAVEYIQQRAGYYNKSWRLSKALPSLLNSLPRPTLKTITDQELQRLALHNLTLKDKTKPFYSVDKWLGERLISPARRDLLQAFIHAYPETGNLSIAVLAQSNDYNAIVASLASIYEQFYLAKEVYVLTSNDFICADAPGSAIWLSSDPNQKSPLNDVLAKTSTSYLIVLRAGERLLPHASLLLAEHRLRFPSARAFYFDEAILKEGKAENPMLKPECNIDMLRSFPYIGRNLAVDVSTLRQQGIIPSIGEFLELHDVVWQVIEQEGPQAIRHIPEVLVYTTDPLFDWLNSDSVMQHYPDIIQRHLSRCHVDAVVSRHYDDGICRIQYQHANKPLVSIIIPTRDHLPVISRCIETLMERTQYLNYELLIVDNQSTEAGTCQYLRQLAAMELTQVQVLSWPHPFNFSAINNFAAQKAKGDVLLFLNNDTEITNGDWLDALLNHALRPEVGIVGAKLLFEDGRIQHGGIVLGMNDSAAIAFQGKSSDSKGYMNRLCTTHNVSAVSAACMMMRRDVYVELGGFDEEQYPVYFGDVDLALKAQQQGYLVVWTPDAQVMHLGGASRLLQQHFKLPPLPQKSDIDSLYERWLPQLANDPCYHPAYGKYAPGFALTPEMARCHRALPGRPLPVIIGSHSDWHGCGHYRVIFPFQALEREMLIEGGLKHGVPKLVDAVDMEPDVVIVQSAAGVQTPEMVAQYRKYTRSSIVAEFDDYILNIPINSGNRKAFSQQLIKNFRRSLESVDWVVVSTPALAEAYSAYHPDIRIAYNRLPASWWKGLTSLRQQGHKPRVGWAGGSSHKGDLAILRSVVKALEDEVEWVFMGMKPEGVKCEFHAGVPIEYYPQKTASLNLDLALVPLEHNLFNECKSNLRLMELGACGVPVICTDIEPYRCGLPVTRVGNRFKDWMDAIRMHLSDMDETARMGDQLRDAVYKDWMLEGDGLTDWLRAWLPK from the coding sequence ATGCCACACGTTTTTATCAGCACACTTCAGCTTACCGATTACAGAGATGATACGCTAGCTATGCTGAATCTGATTGGTGGATTTGTTGATAACGGTTGGCATGTTGATGTTTATTGCTACCAATATGCTGCTTGTGTAAAAGATTTAATAGGCAATAGGTTTTCTGATAAATCAGTTTTTGTCACTGATGACGTTAGTTATGTGTTTGATGGAAATTATGATTTATTATGGATTCAGTATTTTTCACTAAATACAAGTATGTTAGACAGATTAATTAATGGAGGTATTACAACAAATATTATATTTGATCATCAGTCCTTAGATAGTCGAGAGTCTGCATCCGCTGATATTATACTTGAAAACCGTTTATGTGACCGAGCATTAGTTACACTACCTCGGCTTACCGATTTTTTGAATAACAGTGGAATAGTCGACTCTTTGGCGTCTGTATTCCCACACGTCGTTCCTGATTCTTATTTCCCACTTGTTTCGTCTGCTCATAATAGCCGACCTAAAAAAATACTTATTGTGGTGGAAGAAACAACACCCATGCTCAACGCATTGATAAGTGAATTAGGCAAATTTTCGATCGTTTGTGAGATTTTGAGTCGTGAACAATGGGTCAATAATAAAGTCATTATCGATTTTGACGCTATTGTTGCAAATGGAATTATTGCTCAATGTGCGTTGTGTGCAGGAAGGCCAGCTTATCTGTATCAAGGTGATTTATTCATTGGATATATTACCAATGAGTTGCTAGAGGGAAATGTATTTCGTGAGGAAACGATAGGCAAATCACTTTCTGCAGAAGAAGTAGCATACAATATTTATCATGACTACGAGCAGGCTGTCGAATATATTCAACAGCGTGCGGGTTACTATAATAAATCCTGGCGGTTATCTAAAGCGCTACCATCATTATTAAACAGTTTACCAAGGCCTACGCTTAAAACGATAACCGATCAGGAACTGCAAAGACTTGCTCTTCATAACTTAACATTAAAAGATAAAACCAAGCCCTTCTATTCTGTAGATAAGTGGCTAGGTGAGCGTTTGATCAGCCCTGCTCGGCGTGATTTATTGCAAGCTTTTATTCATGCTTATCCTGAAACCGGTAATTTAAGTATCGCGGTGCTGGCACAATCAAACGACTATAATGCCATAGTTGCTTCATTAGCTAGTATTTATGAACAATTTTACTTGGCCAAGGAGGTCTATGTATTGACCTCTAATGATTTCATTTGTGCAGATGCTCCTGGGTCCGCCATATGGTTATCATCTGACCCAAATCAGAAAAGCCCACTAAATGATGTTCTGGCTAAAACATCGACATCCTACCTGATAGTTTTACGTGCTGGGGAACGTTTACTCCCGCATGCATCATTATTATTAGCAGAGCACCGCCTGCGTTTCCCTTCGGCAAGAGCCTTCTATTTTGACGAAGCGATTCTGAAAGAAGGAAAAGCAGAAAACCCAATGCTCAAACCTGAGTGTAATATTGATATGTTGCGCAGTTTTCCCTATATAGGACGTAACTTAGCTGTTGATGTATCAACTTTGCGCCAGCAAGGTATCATTCCTTCGATAGGCGAATTTCTAGAGCTGCATGATGTCGTTTGGCAAGTGATCGAGCAAGAAGGGCCACAAGCTATTAGGCATATTCCAGAAGTGCTGGTTTATACCACAGATCCATTATTCGATTGGTTGAACAGTGATAGTGTCATGCAGCACTATCCTGATATTATTCAACGCCATCTTTCTCGTTGTCATGTCGATGCTGTTGTTTCAAGACATTACGATGATGGGATATGTCGTATTCAATATCAACACGCAAATAAGCCGCTTGTTTCCATTATTATTCCTACGCGCGATCACCTACCGGTTATTAGCCGATGTATCGAAACACTGATGGAACGTACGCAATACCTCAACTATGAATTGTTAATCGTAGATAATCAGTCGACAGAAGCGGGAACTTGTCAATATTTAAGACAACTTGCTGCAATGGAATTAACACAGGTTCAAGTATTGTCGTGGCCACATCCGTTTAATTTTTCCGCTATTAATAATTTTGCTGCTCAAAAAGCAAAAGGCGATGTTCTACTTTTTCTTAATAATGATACCGAAATCACAAATGGGGATTGGTTGGATGCTCTATTAAATCATGCATTGCGCCCTGAGGTGGGCATCGTTGGGGCTAAACTACTGTTTGAGGATGGCCGTATACAGCACGGAGGTATTGTTTTAGGTATGAACGATAGTGCGGCAATTGCGTTTCAGGGCAAAAGCTCTGATTCGAAAGGCTATATGAATCGGCTATGTACTACCCACAACGTCAGCGCAGTTAGCGCAGCTTGCATGATGATGCGGCGTGATGTTTATGTTGAATTGGGTGGCTTTGATGAAGAACAGTATCCTGTTTACTTTGGCGATGTTGATCTTGCTCTGAAAGCACAGCAACAGGGCTATCTGGTTGTATGGACTCCCGATGCTCAAGTGATGCATTTAGGCGGAGCATCTCGCTTATTACAACAGCACTTTAAGTTGCCACCGTTACCGCAAAAGTCAGATATTGACTCACTCTATGAACGCTGGTTGCCGCAATTGGCAAATGATCCATGCTACCATCCGGCATACGGTAAATATGCACCTGGGTTTGCTTTGACACCGGAAATGGCAAGGTGTCACCGGGCGCTACCCGGGCGGCCTCTGCCTGTGATTATTGGGAGCCATAGTGATTGGCATGGATGCGGTCATTACCGTGTCATTTTCCCTTTTCAGGCATTAGAACGAGAGATGCTTATAGAGGGCGGGCTGAAGCATGGTGTACCCAAGCTGGTTGATGCTGTTGATATGGAACCCGATGTTGTAATTGTTCAATCAGCTGCTGGAGTCCAGACGCCGGAAATGGTGGCTCAGTATCGCAAATATACTCGTTCATCAATTGTTGCGGAATTCGATGACTACATTCTTAATATTCCTATCAATAGCGGTAATAGAAAAGCGTTCTCACAACAGTTAATTAAAAATTTCAGGAGATCGCTGGAATCTGTTGATTGGGTTGTGGTTTCTACTCCAGCCCTAGCTGAAGCCTATTCAGCGTACCATCCGGATATTCGTATTGCTTATAATCGGCTACCTGCGTCATGGTGGAAAGGCTTGACGAGCCTGCGTCAGCAAGGGCATAAACCCCGTGTGGGATGGGCTGGCGGAAGTAGCCATAAAGGTGACTTGGCTATTCTCCGCTCAGTGGTGAAAGCGCTTGAAGATGAAGTAGAATGGGTTTTCATGGGAATGAAACCTGAAGGAGTGAAATGTGAATTTCACGCAGGAGTTCCTATCGAATATTATCCACAGAAGACTGCTAGCTTAAATCTTGATCTGGCGCTTGTACCGTTAGAACATAATTTGTTTAATGAATGCAAAAGTAATTTGCGGCTCATGGAGTTAGGAGCCTGTGGAGTACCTGTAATTTGTACTGATATAGAGCCTTATCGCTGTGGGTTGCCAGTTACGCGTGTAGGTAATCGTTTTAAAGATTGGATGGATGCCATTCGTATGCATTTATCCGACATGGATGAGACCGCAAGAATGGGCGATCAACTGAGAGATGCTGTGTATAAAGATTGGATGCTGGAAGGCGATGGCTTGACAGATTGGCTACGGGCCTGGTTGCCGAAATAG
- a CDS encoding flagellin, with amino-acid sequence MAVINTNIMSLVTQNNLNKSQSSLGTAIERLSSGLRINSAKDDAAGQAIANRMTAQVRGLTQAARNANDGISLTQTAEGNLNEINNNLQRIRELAVQAANDTNGQTDRGSIYTEMKQRLDEIDRVAKSASFNGTNLLDGSASDGINIQVGANTGANEVIEIDSGALVNATTTADSGLASGVSTAVAAISGTDVKNIGGTYVTGTPASGLAQGIVAAVDDALKAVDTARSNLGAIQNRFESTITNVNNTINNLSNARGRIQDADYAVEVSNMTKANILQQAGTSVLSQANQVPQTVLSLLR; translated from the coding sequence ATGGCAGTGATTAATACAAACATTATGTCTCTGGTTACCCAGAACAACCTGAATAAATCGCAATCTTCATTGGGCACCGCAATTGAGCGTCTGTCGTCTGGTTTGCGTATCAATAGTGCGAAAGATGATGCGGCTGGCCAGGCGATTGCTAACCGCATGACGGCGCAGGTGAGAGGTTTGACTCAGGCGGCGCGTAACGCCAACGATGGTATTTCTCTGACGCAAACTGCAGAGGGTAACCTGAACGAAATCAACAATAACTTACAGCGTATCCGTGAGTTAGCGGTGCAGGCCGCCAATGATACCAACGGTCAAACCGATCGGGGGTCAATCTACACTGAAATGAAGCAACGTCTGGATGAAATTGACCGTGTGGCTAAGTCGGCATCGTTCAACGGTACGAATCTGTTGGATGGTTCTGCGAGTGATGGCATCAATATTCAAGTCGGGGCAAACACTGGTGCCAATGAAGTTATTGAGATTGATTCTGGCGCGTTGGTGAATGCAACGACAACTGCGGATTCTGGTCTGGCTTCAGGCGTGTCTACAGCGGTTGCTGCAATCAGCGGAACTGATGTGAAAAATATTGGCGGCACTTATGTTACTGGTACTCCTGCTAGTGGTTTAGCTCAAGGTATTGTCGCTGCCGTAGATGATGCATTGAAAGCGGTGGACACTGCACGTAGTAATCTGGGTGCGATTCAGAACCGTTTCGAATCGACGATAACCAATGTGAATAACACCATCAATAACCTATCTAACGCCCGAGGCCGGATTCAGGATGCAGATTATGCGGTGGAAGTGTCAAATATGACCAAAGCGAATATTTTGCAACAGGCGGGGACCTCCGTGTTATCGCAGGCGAATCAGGTTCCGCAAACAGTTCTATCTCTGCTACGTTAA
- a CDS encoding flagellin: MAVINTNIMSLVTQNNLNKSQSSLGTAIERLSSGLRINSAKDDAAGQAIANRMTAQVRGLTQAARNANDGISLTQTAEGNLNEINNNLQRIRELAVQAASDTNGETDRDSIYTEMKQRLDEIDRVAESASFNGTNLLNGSASGGINIQVGANTGANEVIKIDSGALVNATTDSGKSGLAADVLTAVEAIKGGTGASSIGGSGGLAQDIVDAVDTALKAVDTARSNLGAIQNRFESTITNVNNTINNLSNARGRIQDADYAVEVSNMTKANILQQAGTSVLSQANQVPQTVLSLLR, from the coding sequence ATGGCAGTGATTAATACAAACATTATGTCTCTGGTTACCCAGAACAACCTGAATAAATCGCAATCTTCACTGGGCACCGCAATTGAGCGTCTGTCGTCTGGTTTGCGTATCAATAGTGCCAAAGACGACGCGGCTGGCCAGGCGATTGCTAACCGCATGACGGCGCAGGTAAGAGGTTTGACCCAGGCGGCGCGTAATGCCAATGATGGTATTTCTCTGACGCAAACGGCAGAGGGTAACCTGAACGAAATCAACAATAACTTACAGCGTATCCGTGAGTTAGCGGTGCAGGCTGCCAGTGATACCAATGGTGAAACCGATCGGGACTCAATCTACACTGAAATGAAACAACGTCTGGATGAAATTGACCGTGTGGCTGAGTCGGCATCGTTCAATGGCACGAATTTGTTAAATGGTTCGGCCAGCGGTGGTATCAATATTCAGGTCGGGGCAAACACTGGTGCCAATGAAGTTATTAAGATTGATTCTGGTGCGTTGGTGAATGCAACGACAGATTCAGGTAAGTCAGGTCTTGCTGCTGATGTATTGACTGCGGTTGAAGCCATTAAAGGTGGGACAGGTGCTTCAAGCATTGGTGGTTCTGGTGGATTGGCGCAAGATATTGTTGACGCTGTAGATACTGCGCTAAAAGCGGTGGATACTGCGCGTAGTAATCTGGGGGCGATCCAAAATCGTTTTGAATCGACGATCACCAATGTGAATAACACCATCAATAACCTGTCTAACGCCCGAGGCCGGATTCAGGATGCGGATTATGCGGTGGAAGTGTCAAACATGACCAAAGCGAATATTCTGCAACAGGCGGGGACCTCCGTATTGTCGCAGGCGAATCAGGTTCCGCAGACGGTTCTCTCTCTGCTGCGTTAA